One Roseimaritima multifibrata DNA window includes the following coding sequences:
- a CDS encoding DNA-directed RNA polymerase subunit alpha C-terminal domain-containing protein, with protein MAEAEVLDLKEVVLSNTSFGPQEIANIRTAIASDFIHFGELRDAVNQMEQETDRSPATQTKFGVCQLLLGRFKAARETLSSSDGGALAQFYLGRCAFELGEYDVALTQYEAARKAGYDEDQCKLAVAETKRYMRDLEGSMNILDDMFGPIEQTAEYQYQRAATVAAIGDKKAEAINHYERALQIDEGHAGALFGLALENDRNGNDDEAIAMYERAAAGFPTGVGVLINLGILYEDRNQFDRAQVCYRRILECYPDHPQATLYMKDASAQGNVLYDEETQRRNDRLAQVLNLPVANFELSVRSRNCLQKMGVDTLGDLTRTSEAELLASKNFGETSLYEIREMLTGKGLSLGQFAHEKKSPDPPIDTSHMSADEQALLDRPISDLNLSVRARKCMVRLGLNTIGELVRKTGDEMLECKNFGVTSLTEVREKLTEMSLKLRGD; from the coding sequence ATGGCTGAAGCCGAAGTTCTTGATTTAAAAGAAGTCGTCCTGTCGAACACTTCTTTTGGTCCCCAAGAGATCGCCAACATCCGCACGGCTATCGCCTCGGATTTCATTCATTTTGGTGAACTGCGCGATGCAGTGAACCAAATGGAACAGGAAACCGACCGTAGTCCGGCGACTCAGACCAAATTTGGTGTCTGTCAACTTCTCCTGGGTCGCTTCAAAGCGGCTCGCGAGACGCTTAGCAGTTCCGATGGTGGAGCACTTGCCCAGTTTTACCTGGGACGCTGCGCTTTCGAACTGGGCGAATATGACGTGGCCCTCACCCAATACGAAGCGGCCCGCAAAGCGGGTTACGACGAGGATCAGTGCAAACTTGCCGTTGCGGAAACGAAACGGTACATGCGTGACCTCGAAGGTTCGATGAACATCCTGGACGATATGTTCGGCCCCATCGAACAGACCGCTGAATACCAATACCAACGCGCCGCGACCGTCGCCGCAATCGGTGACAAAAAAGCGGAAGCGATCAACCACTACGAACGAGCCCTCCAGATTGACGAAGGTCATGCCGGAGCATTGTTTGGGTTGGCCTTGGAAAACGATCGCAACGGAAACGATGACGAAGCGATCGCGATGTACGAGCGAGCCGCGGCCGGATTTCCTACCGGTGTTGGTGTCTTGATCAACCTGGGAATCCTGTACGAAGATCGAAATCAGTTCGATCGGGCTCAGGTCTGCTACCGGCGAATTCTGGAATGCTATCCAGATCACCCCCAAGCAACCCTCTACATGAAAGACGCTTCGGCGCAGGGCAACGTCCTGTACGACGAAGAAACCCAACGTCGCAACGATCGCTTGGCTCAAGTACTGAACCTGCCGGTCGCTAACTTCGAACTTTCCGTCCGTAGCCGTAACTGCTTGCAGAAGATGGGCGTCGATACCCTTGGGGATCTGACCCGAACTTCCGAAGCCGAGCTGCTGGCCAGTAAGAACTTTGGCGAAACCAGCCTGTACGAAATTCGCGAAATGCTGACCGGCAAGGGACTTTCCCTGGGTCAGTTTGCTCACGAGAAAAAGTCACCCGATCCACCGATCGATACTTCGCACATGTCGGCCGACGAACAAGCTTTGCTTGACCGTCCGATCTCGGACCTGAACCTTTCGGTTCGAGCCCGTAAATGCATGGTCCGCCTTGGCCTGAACACCATTGGTGAACTGGTCCGCAAGACGGGCGACGAAATGCTTGAGTGCAAGAACTTCGGTGTGACCAGCCTTACCGAAGTCCGCGAAAAGCTGACGGAAATGAGCCTGAAGCTTCGCGGTGACTGA
- the tgt gene encoding tRNA guanosine(34) transglycosylase Tgt translates to MTEYKCLARDSQTAARRGTFTTPHGVVQTPTFMPVGTQATVKGVTAAQLRETTATLPDVTAQMILGNTYHLALRPGHELIRKMGGLHQFMNWDGPILTDSGGFQVFSLSKLNKIDERSAVFHSHIDGRKIDLTPEYSVEIQESLGSDIAMVLDHVIALPASDEAVIDATERSVRWAVRSLNAATRSDQARFAIVQGGLNETIRAQCARDLAAHPFDGFAIGGLSVGEPPPEMYRIVKATCPHLPEDKPRYLMGVGRPIDMLEAIAEGVDLFDCVMPTRNGRNAFAFTDEGPLKLRNAIHKDDPRPLEDSCPCPACQHSRAYLRHLFVTGEMLGPILLTIHNLTYYQRLMHQAREAILAGTFLELLERHRALAAPKEM, encoded by the coding sequence GTGACTGAGTACAAGTGCCTCGCACGCGATAGCCAAACGGCGGCCAGACGCGGTACGTTCACAACCCCACACGGGGTTGTGCAAACGCCGACGTTTATGCCGGTCGGTACGCAGGCAACCGTCAAAGGGGTCACCGCAGCACAACTGCGTGAGACCACCGCAACGCTGCCTGACGTTACAGCCCAAATGATTCTAGGGAATACCTACCATTTGGCGCTGCGTCCGGGCCACGAACTGATTCGCAAGATGGGCGGACTGCACCAGTTTATGAACTGGGATGGTCCTATCCTGACCGACAGCGGTGGATTTCAAGTCTTTTCGCTATCGAAGCTGAATAAGATCGACGAGCGATCGGCGGTCTTTCACAGCCATATCGACGGTCGAAAGATTGACCTGACGCCCGAGTATTCGGTCGAGATCCAGGAATCCCTGGGGAGCGATATCGCTATGGTCCTAGACCATGTGATTGCGTTGCCCGCCTCCGATGAAGCGGTGATCGATGCGACCGAGCGATCGGTACGCTGGGCCGTTCGCTCGCTAAACGCGGCGACCCGATCCGATCAGGCTCGATTTGCGATCGTCCAAGGAGGCCTGAACGAGACCATTCGGGCCCAATGTGCCCGAGACCTCGCAGCCCATCCGTTTGATGGATTTGCCATCGGTGGACTAAGTGTCGGCGAACCGCCCCCGGAAATGTACCGGATCGTGAAGGCAACTTGCCCACACTTGCCAGAGGACAAACCTCGGTACCTGATGGGCGTCGGACGGCCGATCGACATGCTGGAAGCGATCGCCGAAGGGGTCGACCTGTTCGATTGCGTCATGCCGACGCGAAATGGACGAAATGCGTTTGCCTTTACCGACGAAGGTCCGCTGAAACTGCGGAACGCCATCCACAAGGACGATCCACGCCCGCTAGAGGATTCATGCCCCTGCCCCGCCTGCCAACACAGCCGGGCCTACCTGAGGCACCTATTTGTCACCGGCGAAATGCTGGGGCCGATTCTGCTGACAATTCACAATCTGACCTATTACCAGCGGTTGATGCACCAAGCCCGAGAAGCCATTCTTGCCGGGACGTTCCTGGAACTGCTGGAACGCCACCGCGCGCTCGCCGCTCCCAAAGAGATGTGA